From the Streptomyces sp. 846.5 genome, the window ACGCATGACGGACACTGCCCTCGACTCGCGCGGAACGCCCGGACGGGTGGTGTCGACGCTCATCGTCGTCGTCCTGCTCGGACTGCTGCTGGTCTTCTTCGTCCTGCCGGTGGTCTGGCTGCTGCTGGCACCGACGAAGACCGCCGCGCAGATCGTCAGCGACCCGCCGCTGTCCTTCGGCTCCTTCAGCCAGATCGGCGCCGCCTGGCACCACCTCACCTCGTTTCAGAACGGCGCGCTGCTGGTGTGGCTGAAGAACTCCGCGATCTACTCCGGCGCCTCACTGCTGCTGACCCTGGCCACCAGCGTCCCGGCCGGCTACGCGCTGGCGCTGACCCAGTTCCGCGGCCGCAGGACGCTGCTGACGGTCACCCTGGTGACCATGCTCATGCCCTCCGCGACCCTGGTGCTGCCGATCTTCCTGGAGCTCAACAAGTTCCACCTGATCGGCACGGTGTGGTCGATCGTCCTGCCGTTCTCGTTCTACCCGTTCGGCGTCTACCTGGTCTACATCTACTTCGCGACCAGCCTCCCCCGGGACATCCTCGCGGCGGCCCGGATCGACGGCTGCTCGGAATGGCAGATCTTCACCCACATCGCCCTGCCGCTGGCCAAACCCGTCATCGGCCTGGTCGCCTTCTTCAGCTTCGTCGGCAACTGGAACAACTTCTTCCTGCCCTACCTGGTGCTGCCCAACAGCAGCGAGTTCCCGATCCAGGTCGGACTGAACCAACTGCTCTCCTCCACCCCTTCGTTCAACCCCGTCGCCGGCGCGGGCCTGAACATCACGATCCCCGAACTGGCGCTGGCCATCATCATCGCCATCCTGCCGGTGCTGGTCCTGTTCCTGTTCTCACAGCGGACCCTGGTCTCCGGCATGGTCGCCGGCGCGACGAAGGACTGACGTCCCAGGTCGCTTCACTTCACGTCACGCCGGCAGCCATAGCGACGAGTTCGCCCATCACCTCGCGCTCGATGTCCAGGAACGACCGCTCCTCGCCCGGGGCGATCCACTTCCCGAAGGCCACGCCGAACACGGTCACGCCGGATTCCGCGGCGAGCGTGGCCGTCGCCTCGGGAACCCCCCGCGCATGGAGTGCGGCAGCGATCGCGGTGGCCAGCCCCGCCAGCTTCAGCAGCTCCCGCTCCTGCAGCGCGGGGTTGGCGCCGATGATCATCTGCCGCCGCCGTGAGTGGTCGCGGCGTTCGGCCGGGAAGAACGCCGCCGCGGTAGACAGGGCGGACTCGACCGTCCTGAGCGGTGACGCGTCCGGCGCGGCGGCGGCCAGCCCGTCCAGGAACGCCTGCTCCAGCAGTTCCTGGCCGCTGAAGAGCACCTCGCGTTTGTCGGCGAAGTGGCGGAAGAACGTGCGTTCCGTGAGGCCGACGGCCTGGGCGATCTCGGCCGCGGTCGTCCTTTCGAAGCCGCGAGCAATGTAGAGGTCCATCGCCGCCGCCTGCAGTCGCTCCCGCGTCCCGGGCTCCCATCGCACCATGACCGCCACTCTAGCGATGACAGTGGCCGACATAGCGGCTACAGTGACAGCAGTCACTGACGTCAGTCACTGACATGGCTCATCGAAGGAGATCATTCCCATGCGCGTCTTCGTCACCGGAGCATCCGGGTGGATCGGTTCGGCCGCGGTCGACGAGCTGCTCGCCGCCGGTCACGAGGTGGTCGGGCTCGCCCGCTCCGACACCTCGGCCGCATCCCTCGACGCGAAGGGCGCCCAGGTCCACCGCGGCGACCTGGACGACCTCGACAGCATCCGGCAGGGCGCCGCGACCGCCGACGCCGTCCTGCACCTCGCCAACAAGCACGACTTCGACCACCCCGCCGTCTCCAGCCTGGCCGAGCGGAACGCCGTGCAGACGATCGGCGACGTCCTCACCGGATCGGGCCGTCCGTTCCTACTGGCCTCCGGCGTCGCCGGCGCGGCGCAGGGCCGGCTGCTGACCGAGGACGACAGGTCGCCGTTCCACGGCCTGGAGTCCCCCCGGGGCGGCAGCGAGAACCTGGCGCTGGAGTACATCGACCGCGGTGTGCACACGGTGGCTCTGCGGTTCGCACCGACGGTGCACGGCGCCGGCGACCACGGCTTCATCGCGGCCCTGGTCGCGATCGCCCGTGAACACGGGGTCGCCGGCTACGTCGGCGACGGCGCCAACCGCTGGCCGGCGGTCCACCGGTCGGACGCCGCCCGGGTCACCCTCCTGGGACTGGAGAAGGCCCCGGCGGGCGCGCTGCTGCACGCGGTGGGCGAGGAGGGAGTCCCCACCCGGGAGATCGCGGAGGCCATCGGACGGGCACTCGACGTTCCGGCGACCTCGATCGAACCGGAGGACGCCCAGAAGCACTTCGGCTGGCTCGGCCGCTTCTTCGCCCTGGACGTCGCCACGTCGAGCGCTCGCACGCAGGAGCTCCTCGGCTGGACCCCGACCGGGCCCACCCTGCTCCAGGACCTGGACTCCGGGTCCTACGCCCACGCCTGATTCGAAAATCCCCCGCTCCGTGACCGTTTCCGCTGTTCAGAGCACTCCGATGGGTTGGAGGTTGACTTGGTAGCCGAGTTGGTTGAGTTGGCTGATGAGCCGTCGGGTCGCTCTGGTCTTGCCGGTGCGTTCGAGGAAGTAGTCGCCGCCGAGGTCGGCGTACTCGGCATCGTTGGTGAACATGTGCCAGATGGCGACGAGGATGGAGTGCTCCAGAGCGACAAGGGCTCTCTTCTTGCCGCGGCGTCCGACCAGGCGCCGGTATCGGGAGGCGAGGTAGGTGTCCTTGGTGCGGGAGGCGGCGACGGCAGCCTGTCCGAGGGCGGCCTTGAGCCAGGGGTCGCCGTGCCGGGTCTTCCCGCTGCTGCTCTTGCCGGCCGATTCGTGGTTGCCGGGGCAGACGCCGGCCCAGGACGCCAGATCGCCGGCGGTGGGGAACCGCTCCATCTGGGCCCCGATCTCGGCCAGGATCACCTCGGCGGCGCGGGTGCCCACTCCGGGGATCGTGATCAGCAGGTCGATGCGGCGGCGAAAGGGCCGCACCTGCGCGTCGATCCGCTCGCTCAGCCGGTTCTCCATCGCCGTGCAGGCGTCGATCCGGTCGAGCATGGCCCGCAGCAAGAACGCGTGGTGGTCGGTGAAGTTGCCGGTCAGTGCCTCGACGAGGTCGGCGGTCTTGCGGCGCATGCTGCCCAGCGCCAGGTCCGCGAGCCGTCCGGGGTCACGTTCCCCGCCGATCAGGGCCTCCAGCATGGCCCGGGCCGACTTGCCCGTCAGGTCGGAGACCACGCTGGACAGCTTGATCCCGGAGTCCTCCAGCAGCTTCTCCGTCCGCTGGATCTCGCGGGTGCGCTCCCGGATGACCTCGGTGCGGTAGCGGGTCAGGTCCCGCAGCTGCCGGATCGGCTCCGGGGGCACGAAGCTGGCGCGGACCAGCCCGTACTCGACCAGCCGGGCAATCCACTCGGAGTCCTTCACGTCGGTCTTGCGGCCGGGCACCGACTTCATGTGCCGGGCGTTCAGCAGCCAGCACTCGATGTCGTGCTCCAGCAGGTAGAACACCGGCTTCCAGTACACGCCGGTGGCTTCCATGCCGACCACGGTCACGCCCTCGGCCAGCAGCCAGTCCCGCATCGCCAGCAGTCCGCTGGTGACCGCGGGGAAGGTGCGGACCTCGCTGCGGCGCCGCTTCCCGGTGCTGGGCGCCCTCACGCACACCTTCACGTCGACCTTGCTGATGTCGATCCCCGCACACCGTTCGTGGATCACGTCCATCGCCCCGGCACCTCCCTCCCTCGACAGCCGCGAGCGCGTGGCCGTCCAGCGGGGGTCCGCAGGCGTAAGAGTCTGATTCGCGTGCTCGGAGCAACATTTCCGGGTGCCTGTCGGTGGACCCCCAGCGTCCTACTGAACCGCGGGCTCGGAACGCGCCAAGGCGAAACGACGTCGGCCAGACGGCCACCAACCAGATTTTCACCCACTCAGGGTCTGCCCGTAAGGGCTTCGGACTACTGAACCGACACGCGACAAACGCACAGCTTTCCGGACACAGGGTGACATAATCACCACTCAGCGTCACCAACCACTGACTGTCTGGAAGGTCTCCGTGAAGAAGACACTGCTGCGCACCGCCGTCGCCGCCACCATCGCCCTGGCCGCCCTGTCCGGCACCGCCCCCGCCTTCGCCGACGCGCCGCCGAGCGTCTCCACCTCCAGCACCACCTCGGACAGCGCCGCTCTCACGTCCGGCGAGGAGGGCGGCTCCGTGACGACCTCCAGCACCACCTCGGACAGCGCGAACGTCGTCGGCCCCGTGGTCCACGACTTCGACAGCTGCTACGACCACTGGACCGAGATGAGCTGGAAGGCCCAGGACGCCTGCGACGACAGCTTCGACGACTGAGCGGTCCGTACCCGCTCCACCGGGGACGGGCGTGAGCCCTGCGCCGGCACAATCCCGCCGGCGCAGGGCTCACGTTGCTGGAGAATGCCGACGTGACACACCTTCGACACCTCTCCCTCCGCGCGGGCCGGCGGGACCTCGGACTGGCCCTGCTCGCGCTCGGCGTCCTCGCGGCGAGTCTGGCGCGTTTCGCGCACGGCGAGGTCAACCTGACCGGATACTCCATCGATCTGGACGTCTACCGGTTGGGCGCCCAGGCGTGGCTGTCCGGCCGCGATCTGTACGGCGGACTGCCCCCCACCCAGAACGGGCTGCACCTCGGCTTCACCTATCCGCCGATCGCAGCTGTCGTCCTGGCCCCCCTGACGCTGGTCCCCGCGCCGGTGGCCGCGATCCTGGTCACCGCGGCGTCCCTGGGCCTACTGGCCGCCACCACGGCCCTGATGCTGGAGCGTTCGGGCGTACTGCCGCGTGCTGCAGCGATACGCCTGGCGGTGGCGCTGATGCCGGCGGCCGTCCTGTTCGAGCCGATCCGCTCGACGCTGGGCTACGGACAGGTCAACGTGGCGCTGATGGCCATGGTGGCGTTCGACTGCCTGTCGCCGCGGGTGTACTGGCCCCGCGGCGCCCTGGTCGGCCTCGCCGCGGCGATCAAGCTCACCCCGGCGGTCTTCGTACTCTACTTCCTGATCCACCGTCAGTGGCGCGCGGCTGCCACCGCCGCCGGGTCCTTCCTGGCCGTGGGGGCCCTGGGCGCCCTGCTGGCGCCGCGGGACTCGGTCCGGTACTGGACCACTGCGGTCTTCGACACCGGGCGCGTGGGCTCGGTCACCCTCGCTGCCGACCAGTCGCTCAACGGTGTCCTCGCCCGGGCCCATCTCTCCGGCCTCGCCCTGCACCTGGCCTGGCTGGGTGCCGCCGCGGCCGTCGGCTGCCTCGCGCTGGCCGGGGTGGCCCGCGCGGCCCGCGCGCGACGGCCGGTGCACGCGCTCGCCCTCACGGCGTGCGCGGCGCTGCTGGTCTCCCCGATCTCCTGGTCGCACCACTGGGTGTGGGCGGCCCCGGTTCTCCTCACCGCCGCGGTCGCCGCCCATCGCGGCGGTGACCGCCGTACCCGGGCGCTGGTCTACAGCGGTGTCGCGCTCTTCGTGGTCGGACCGCAGCGCTGGCTGCCCGGCGGCGGAGGCGGGGAGCCGCACTGGTCCTGGTGGCAGCAGATCATCGGCAGCGCCTACGTCTGGGCGGCCCTGGCCACCCTGCTCACCGCGCCCGCAAGGCCGGGCAAGCCGCTCCCCCAGGTGTTCAGGAACGCGGATCGGCGTCGCGGGCCAGCAGCGCGGCCTGAACCCGGTTCTCGCACTCCAGCTTGGCCAGGATCCGGCTGACGTACGTTTTGACGGTGGCTTCGCTCATGTGGAGGCGCTGACCGGCGTCGGCGTTGGAGAGCCCCTCCCCGAGGAGCGCGAGGACCTGACTCTCCCGCTCGTTCAAGGTGGCGATGAGCCGCCGGGCCCGTGCTTCACGGTCGGTGGCCGACGCCGTCGCGGCCAGGGACTCCGCCGCGTAGCGGGCGGCGACCGGGGAGAGGAACGCGTCGCCCGCGGCCACCGCCCGTACCGCCGCGATCAGTTCGGCCGGTGCCGAGTCCTTGAGGACGAAGCCCGCCCCGCCCTGGCGCAGCGCGCGCAGGACGTTCTCGCGGTCACCGAAGGTGGTCAGGATCAGCGCCCGCACCGAGGGCGCGCAGCGCTTCAGTTCGGCGAGCACGGTGAGCCCGTCCATCAGCGGCATCCGGATGTCGACCAGGGCGACGTCGACCCGGTGGGTGCGGGCCTTCTCCAGTGCCTCCTGGCCGTCGGCCGCCTCGGCGACGACTTCGATGTCCGCGGCCGAGGTGAGGATCATTGTGATCCCGGCCCGGATGAGGGGTTCGTCGTCGGCGATGAGGACCCTGATCACCTGGTCTCCCGCCGGTCAGTTGGTGACGTCGATCTCGCGCTTGCCGACCAGTCTGCCGCCCTGGAAGCAGAATCGGAAAACCGTCTGGACCTTTCCGAGCAGGGGCTTCGCCGGTGTGCCTTCGGCCATCAGGTCCAGGCAGGTCTGACCGGGCGGATCGGCCGGCAGTTTCCCGTCCAGTGCTGTGATGAGCAGCGACCTGCCCGAGGGCAGTTCCTGACGCACCGCGGTCTCGCTCTGGCCGAGCTGGACCGAGTCATAGGTGGTACGGGAGACCAGGTTGCTGCCGACCTGGCTCACCACCTTGCTGACGCCGAAGAACCCCGCTACGCCGATCACCAGCAGCACGGCCAGGGCGACTCCGCATCCGGCCAGGCAGCCCTTGGCCTTCTTGCCCTTCCTGTTCTTCTCGGTGGGCGCGAACCCCTCGTCGGGATCGCTTTCGCCGGGAAATTCCTGCGGCGCATGGACCGCGGGCGCCGACCCGCCGGCGGCTGCGGGCTGGTAGGGCAGCACCCCGGCGAGCCGGAAGCCGCCGTCGCCCGTCGGACCGGTGTGCAGCATCCCGCCGGCCAGCCGGATCCGCTCCTGCAGCCCGGTCAACCCCTGGCCGCCGCCCGTGCCCGCCAGGCCGTCGCGGTCCCCCGGCGGCACCGGTCCATTGCCGACCTCCACCAGCAGCGCGTCCGGTTCGTAGCAGAGCCGCACGGCTATGGCCGCGCCCGGGGCGTGCTTGTACGCGTTGGTCAGCCCCTCCTGCACGATCCGGTACGCGGCGTGGCTGGAGGCGGTGGACATCGGCCGGGGCATCCCGGACTCCTCCATCCGGACCGGTGTGCCCGTCGTGGCCGCGACCGCCACCAGTTCCCCGATGCCGCCGACCCCGGCCGAGCCGTTCGGTGACGGCGCGGCCCCGCTCCCGGTGGGCAGCGCGAGCATGCCGACCACCGAGCGCAGCTCGTCCATGGCGGCGGCCGAGGCCTTGCGCACCACACCGGCGGCGGTGTGTCCGGCCTCACCCAGGGTCGGGTCCACTTCCAGGGCCCCGGCGTGCACCGCGATCAGGACCAGTTGGTGGCCGAGGCTGTCGTGCATGTCATGGGCGATCCGCTGGCGCTCGCGGATCCGGGCCTGCTCCGCCACCCAGCCGCGCTCGCGCAGCAACTGCGCGTTGTGGTCCCGCAGCGCCTTCAGCAGCAGCCGGCGCTGGGTCCGGTAACGGTTGACCAGCCCGGGCACCAGGGCGAGCACCAGAAAGGTCAGGGCGCTCCCGGTGAGGTCGAGCCGCACATTGGACCAGTCCGGGGCCCCGAGGGTGGAGAGCAGCGTCAGGCAGAGGAAGGAGCCGCCGAAGGCAGCGGCCGTCCTCGGCATCGCCTCGATCCTGCGTCCGGCCGACCAGCTGACCACGATCAGCAGCAGGCCCCCC encodes:
- a CDS encoding glycosyltransferase 87 family protein, with product MTHLRHLSLRAGRRDLGLALLALGVLAASLARFAHGEVNLTGYSIDLDVYRLGAQAWLSGRDLYGGLPPTQNGLHLGFTYPPIAAVVLAPLTLVPAPVAAILVTAASLGLLAATTALMLERSGVLPRAAAIRLAVALMPAAVLFEPIRSTLGYGQVNVALMAMVAFDCLSPRVYWPRGALVGLAAAIKLTPAVFVLYFLIHRQWRAAATAAGSFLAVGALGALLAPRDSVRYWTTAVFDTGRVGSVTLAADQSLNGVLARAHLSGLALHLAWLGAAAAVGCLALAGVARAARARRPVHALALTACAALLVSPISWSHHWVWAAPVLLTAAVAAHRGGDRRTRALVYSGVALFVVGPQRWLPGGGGGEPHWSWWQQIIGSAYVWAALATLLTAPARPGKPLPQVFRNADRRRGPAARPEPGSRTPAWPGSG
- a CDS encoding IS110 family transposase, translating into MDVIHERCAGIDISKVDVKVCVRAPSTGKRRRSEVRTFPAVTSGLLAMRDWLLAEGVTVVGMEATGVYWKPVFYLLEHDIECWLLNARHMKSVPGRKTDVKDSEWIARLVEYGLVRASFVPPEPIRQLRDLTRYRTEVIRERTREIQRTEKLLEDSGIKLSSVVSDLTGKSARAMLEALIGGERDPGRLADLALGSMRRKTADLVEALTGNFTDHHAFLLRAMLDRIDACTAMENRLSERIDAQVRPFRRRIDLLITIPGVGTRAAEVILAEIGAQMERFPTAGDLASWAGVCPGNHESAGKSSSGKTRHGDPWLKAALGQAAVAASRTKDTYLASRYRRLVGRRGKKRALVALEHSILVAIWHMFTNDAEYADLGGDYFLERTGKTRATRRLISQLNQLGYQVNLQPIGVL
- a CDS encoding SDR family oxidoreductase, giving the protein MRVFVTGASGWIGSAAVDELLAAGHEVVGLARSDTSAASLDAKGAQVHRGDLDDLDSIRQGAATADAVLHLANKHDFDHPAVSSLAERNAVQTIGDVLTGSGRPFLLASGVAGAAQGRLLTEDDRSPFHGLESPRGGSENLALEYIDRGVHTVALRFAPTVHGAGDHGFIAALVAIAREHGVAGYVGDGANRWPAVHRSDAARVTLLGLEKAPAGALLHAVGEEGVPTREIAEAIGRALDVPATSIEPEDAQKHFGWLGRFFALDVATSSARTQELLGWTPTGPTLLQDLDSGSYAHA
- a CDS encoding carbohydrate ABC transporter permease, which codes for MTDTALDSRGTPGRVVSTLIVVVLLGLLLVFFVLPVVWLLLAPTKTAAQIVSDPPLSFGSFSQIGAAWHHLTSFQNGALLVWLKNSAIYSGASLLLTLATSVPAGYALALTQFRGRRTLLTVTLVTMLMPSATLVLPIFLELNKFHLIGTVWSIVLPFSFYPFGVYLVYIYFATSLPRDILAAARIDGCSEWQIFTHIALPLAKPVIGLVAFFSFVGNWNNFFLPYLVLPNSSEFPIQVGLNQLLSSTPSFNPVAGAGLNITIPELALAIIIAILPVLVLFLFSQRTLVSGMVAGATKD
- a CDS encoding histidine kinase; translation: MNIRSRVLGLGRRLADPADWTRRQTVGEAALSAFLALTAAVFRLSESGGWPAAAGIGLAVAVVSLLRRAMPATALVAAGVLSGVGEGGLLLIVVSWSAGRRIEAMPRTAAAFGGSFLCLTLLSTLGAPDWSNVRLDLTGSALTFLVLALVPGLVNRYRTQRRLLLKALRDHNAQLLRERGWVAEQARIRERQRIAHDMHDSLGHQLVLIAVHAGALEVDPTLGEAGHTAAGVVRKASAAAMDELRSVVGMLALPTGSGAAPSPNGSAGVGGIGELVAVAATTGTPVRMEESGMPRPMSTASSHAAYRIVQEGLTNAYKHAPGAAIAVRLCYEPDALLVEVGNGPVPPGDRDGLAGTGGGQGLTGLQERIRLAGGMLHTGPTGDGGFRLAGVLPYQPAAAGGSAPAVHAPQEFPGESDPDEGFAPTEKNRKGKKAKGCLAGCGVALAVLLVIGVAGFFGVSKVVSQVGSNLVSRTTYDSVQLGQSETAVRQELPSGRSLLITALDGKLPADPPGQTCLDLMAEGTPAKPLLGKVQTVFRFCFQGGRLVGKREIDVTN
- a CDS encoding response regulator transcription factor, which gives rise to MIRVLIADDEPLIRAGITMILTSAADIEVVAEAADGQEALEKARTHRVDVALVDIRMPLMDGLTVLAELKRCAPSVRALILTTFGDRENVLRALRQGGAGFVLKDSAPAELIAAVRAVAAGDAFLSPVAARYAAESLAATASATDREARARRLIATLNERESQVLALLGEGLSNADAGQRLHMSEATVKTYVSRILAKLECENRVQAALLARDADPRS
- a CDS encoding TetR family transcriptional regulator yields the protein MVRWEPGTRERLQAAAMDLYIARGFERTTAAEIAQAVGLTERTFFRHFADKREVLFSGQELLEQAFLDGLAAAAPDASPLRTVESALSTAAAFFPAERRDHSRRRQMIIGANPALQERELLKLAGLATAIAAALHARGVPEATATLAAESGVTVFGVAFGKWIAPGEERSFLDIEREVMGELVAMAAGVT